GTCGGGCCAGGAGCCGGAAACCCTCCAGGGCTTCCTCGTCGGTACAGGCCTCATACCGCACGCGGCCCGTCCGGGCCAGGTACGCATGTTCCGGGCCGACGCCCGGGTAGTCGAGGCCGGCCGAAATCGAATGAGTCGGTAAGACCTGGCCGTCCTCGTCCTGGAGGAAGAGGCTCCGGGCGCCGTGGACGATGCCCTCCGTCCCCCGCAGGACGCTCGCCGCATGTTGACCCGTCTCGAGGCCCCGCCCCCCGGCCTCGACGCCGATCATGTCGACTGGATCGTCTAAAAAGGGGTGGAACAGGCCGATGGCGTTGGACCCCCCGCCGACACAGGCGACCAGGAGGTCCGGGAGCCGTCCCTCCATCAGCAAGACCTGCTGACGGACTTCGCGACCGATGACGCTCTGGAAGTCCCGGACGATCATCGGAAACGGATGAGGCCCGACGACGGACCCCAGGAGATAGTGGGTCGTCCGAACGGAGGCGACCCAGTCCCGGAGGGCCTCGTTGATGGCGTCTTTCAGGGTCTGGGTCCCGGACTCGACGATGCGGACCTCGGCGCCCATGAGCTTCATGCGGAAGACGTTCAGCCGCTGGCGTTCGGCGTCGACGGCCCCCATGTAAATGCAACACTGAAGGCCCATCCGGGCCGCCACGGCCGCCGTGGCGACCCCGTGCTGGCCGGCGCCCGTCTCGGCGATGACGCGCGTCTTGCCCATGTAGCGGGTCAGCAGGATTTGGCCGACGGTGTTATTGATCTTGTGAGCCCCCGTGTGCAGGAGGTCCTCCCGTTTCAGGTAGATGCGGGTCCCCAGGTGTCGGCTCAAGCGTTCGGCATAATACAGGGGCGTCGGACGTCCGGCGTAGGTCGTCAGGAGGTCCTGAAGCTCTCGCTGAAAGGCCGGGTCGGTCCGGCACCGTTCGTAGGCCGCTTCCAGCTCCTCCAGGGCGGGGATCAGGATCTCGGGGACGAAGCGGCCACCAAAGGGACCAAAGTACCCGTCTGCCGTCGGTTGCTCGATGTACATGGGCGTGCCTCAAGGGGCAGGCAGTCGGGCAGTTCGGCAATTCGGCAGATAGAAGAAGGCCAGACGGTCCGTGGGGACTCTTGTCCGACAAATTTCTACCTTCTTACCTTTCACGTCGACCTGCCTCACGGCCCGATGGCCCTTCATGATACGCCCCGCCCTGCCGCCGGGCCAGCCCCGGCCAGCGGTCCATCATCGGCGTAGGACCTTGCGGCCCCTGGGACGGGACGCCCGGGTACGGGCATTCCTGACCCGAGAGGAAGCGGCGCAGGTCCAGAGACGGTAGGTCGAGACCCAGCCGTTCGTGGAGGAACCGAATCAGTTCTTCAGCGATGACGGCGTGGCCGATGGGCGACGGGTGATAAGGGTCATGGCCATAAAAGCCCCCCAGGGGGTAACTGAAATCGATGCGGATGCCGCCGATGAGGTAGCCCTGGGTTCGGATGCGGTCGTACAGAGCGTAGAGGTCAAATACGAAGACGTTCTCGGGATGCTCGGCGGCGATGCGTCGGATGGCTTCGTTGTACCCCCGGACGTGAGCGTTGATGAAGGCCTGCTCGTCGGGGTCGAGGATGGTAAAGTGGGGCAAGCCCTGACCGTTGCCGCCGTAGGCGGCAGGGATACCGTAGCCGGCCTGCAGGTAGGGAATCGCTTGCTCCATCACGCAGGTCGAGGGGTCCAGGGGCCGACCGTCGGGCCCGATGAGGGGTACCGGCTGACCCCGGGCGTCCCGGACGGGTTGGCCCGTGTGGGGATCACGGACGTAAGGCGGAATCAAATGACATCGGGGCGTCCACGTCGGGTCGGGGACCGTCATCAGGATGAACTGAGCCTCCGGTCGGTAGACTCGGCTCATAAAAGCCCGGAGGCTCCTTTCGTAGACTTCGACCGGCGTCGGCGTCAGGCCTGGGACGACGGACCCCAGGGCCAGGGGCAGGCCGGCGTCGTTCGTCCCGACCCAGACGGTCACGAGCCGAGCCGGGGCCCGTTGGAGCTGGTCGGTCACGGAGCCGGCCCCCCGGAGGACCCACACGGAGGGAGGAAACGAGGGATCTTCCCCTTGGAGCAGGTTCTGGACAGCCATGCCCGGGATTGCCAGATTATGGAGGGGCGGCGGTACGTCGGGATTGACGAGCGCGCCCATGCCCGGATACTGGACCCATACGGGATAAGGCACCCACGTCCGCAGGCCGCTGTAGCCGGGCCATCCCGGAAAGGAGACCCGGGGCATCGTGAACTCGGTGAAGGGCTGGAGCCCGGCCTGCCGGGCGATCAGGGCCGGGTACGCACAGGCCGAAAACCGGTCCATCCACGTCCCATGCATCCAGCCGGCCGTGATGCTGTCCCCGACGGTATAGGTATGCGCCAGCAGGGCCCGCACGTCGGGGCGCACCGCCTGAGCCGGTCCGAACGCCATCAGGACCGAGATCCATCCGAACGCCGCCGTCCGTCGCATCAGCGTCACTCTGCCTATTGCCGTACGAGCCGCCAGGCCCCCGGGAGCAGGGCCGCCGCCAGGAGGACCT
Above is a window of bacterium HR11 DNA encoding:
- the trpB gene encoding Tryptophan synthase beta chain; its protein translation is MYIEQPTADGYFGPFGGRFVPEILIPALEELEAAYERCRTDPAFQRELQDLLTTYAGRPTPLYYAERLSRHLGTRIYLKREDLLHTGAHKINNTVGQILLTRYMGKTRVIAETGAGQHGVATAAVAARMGLQCCIYMGAVDAERQRLNVFRMKLMGAEVRIVESGTQTLKDAINEALRDWVASVRTTHYLLGSVVGPHPFPMIVRDFQSVIGREVRQQVLLMEGRLPDLLVACVGGGSNAIGLFHPFLDDPVDMIGVEAGGRGLETGQHAASVLRGTEGIVHGARSLFLQDEDGQVLPTHSISAGLDYPGVGPEHAYLARTGRVRYEACTDEEALEGFRLLARLEGILPALEPAHAIGFLAAHPEIRRRYTCIVVNLSGRGDKDLDTVLGVSGAEGGPPTMDPRPTG